A window of Haloarcula marismortui ATCC 43049 genomic DNA:
CGGGTTGAGTCGATGCTTCGTCGGAATCGAGCGCGACGCCTTGTCGCGCTTGGCGACGCGGTAGCCGGGACGGACGAGGTTGACCGTCACGTCCAGCCCGTAGATTCCGATGCTCGGGTCGTACTCCTGGCTCGGGAACTCGGTGTGTTCCTCGACGCCGAAGCTGAAGTTGCCGGTGTCGTCGAACTGACTTGTCGCCAGTTCAGCGAGCGGCAGCGCCGTCTGGAGGAACTCCTCGGCCATCTCGTCGCGGAGGGTGACCTTCGCACCGATGGGGTCGCCCTCGCGGATGTCGAACTCGCCGACAGTCCGCTTGGCCTTCGTTCGAACCGGCATCTGCCCGGTGATCTCCCCGAGGATGTCCTCTGCGTTGGCGAGGTCACGGCCACCGTGGCCGATACCCATGTGAACGACGACCTTCTCGATACGCGGTTCGCGCATCTCGTGGAAGTCGCCGCCGGACTCACTCTCGGAGCTCATTCATCATCACCCGTGAAGTTCTCGTCGATGACGACGACGTACTCTTCGACTGTCTCGAAGCCTTCGCCCTCGTCCTGCGAGACGATCACGTTGTTCTGGGCCGAACCCGGCGTCACCTGAATCTCCTCGACTTCGCCGACTTCGCCCGCGTGGGCACCGTCGACGGCCGTGACGAGTGCGCCCTCTTCGTATTCGAAGTGGGCAACGACTTCGCCGTCCTCGTTGCCGACGACGATGGAGTCGCCAGCGTCGTAGGTCTGGTCGTCCTCAACGATGAGCGTCTCACCGTCGTGGAGACCCAGCTGGACGTCGCCACCGGAGACGTGCGTCTTGGTGACGATTTTGCCGAGCTTGGACTGTGCCGCGTCCGGGTCGATTGCGGTCAGCGCCAGCCGACCACCCTCGCCGGGGAACACGCGGTAGTACTCCTCGCGCTCGGTGAAGGCCAGGATGTCGAACATCCCGACGGGGCGTTCCTCGTCAGAAATGGCCTTCCCGTTGATGAGGACGTTGTCCTCGTTGAGAGCGTAGCGGGCTTCTTTGCGGTTGTCGGCGTAGCCGAGCACGTCCCGAAGGACGATGAGCAGGGGAACCCCCGACTCACCGTGTGGGCCGGCACCGGCTTTCACCGTAAACGTCGCGGTTTTGCGCTCTACGGGCCAACTGTTTGGCACCGAGAGTCGCTTCTGGTGGTTACTCATGCGGAATCATCCTCCGATTCGAGACGCGCCTCGCGCTTCTCGTCTTCGAGGTCCAGGTCTGTCACGCGGACGTTCGAGGTGTCCAGCGGTCGCGGGACTTCCTCGCCGTCTGTCTTTTCGAGCGTGACGTCTTCGACGTGGATGACAGCCTTGTCGAGGTCCACGTTGATGACTTCGCCTTCTTCGCCGGCGAAGTCACCACGGAGCACCTCAACGGTGTCACCAGCGTTGACGCGGACGTTCCGCTGGCCGTACTCCTCGCGGAGGTCGGCGCTCAGCGTCGCCCGGACCTGCTTGTGCCGCTCGTGAAGCGGGGCACGTCGTTGACTCTTGCGTTGTTTGTCTGGTTGCTTGCTCATGGTTCTATACAATCATCGTCGCTGCTGATGCCACACTGCCGAATCGCTGTGCGACTTCCCGTGCGATTGGACCTTTCAGCTCGGTCCCGCGCGGGTCCTCGTTTTCGTCGACGATGACGGCCGCGTTGTCTTCGAACTTGACGCGGGTGCCGTCGGGTCGACGGATCGGCTTTCGCTGGCGGACGACGACGGCTTCGAGCACCTGACGACGCATTTCGGGCGTCCCCTTGGTGACCGAGACCGTGATCTTGTCGCCCAGCCCAGCTTTGGGGTGGCGGTTCTTCGTTCCCGAGTAGCCGTGGACGGAAATGACCTTGAGTTCGCGCGCTCCCGTGTTGTCCGCACACGTGATGAGCGAGCCCTTCTCTAGGCCTTGCGTGACGTCAGCACCGAGTGCTTCCATCAGGCATCACCGTCCTGTTCGTCGGCGACCACGCCAACGACGACGTGGCTTTTCGTTTTCGAGAGCGGTCGACACTCTGCTATCGTGACCGTGTCACCGACCGCGAGGTCGAGACAGTCCGGTGCGTGAGCCGGAACGCGGCTCCGCCGCTTCATAAAGCGGTCGTATTTCGGCACCTTCACGTCGTACTCGCGCTCGACGACAACGGTCTTCTCCATGTCAGTGGAGGCTACCTCGCCGTTCAGTGTCTGTCCGCGCACGGAGAGCTCTCCGTGGAACGGGCAGTTCTGATCGGCACAGGTCTCCTCCGGTTCCTGTACGTTCAGTCCTAGCGCCATAGTGAATCTCCTGTGTTCTCTGTGCGACGAGCGGGACGGGCAACGAGGCGGTCGCCGTCGACGAGAACCGTCTCGGTCGACAGGTCGAACGCGAACGTCGCGCTGTCCTTCGGCACGTGCCACACCCGGTCGGCCCCCTCGAGTGTCAGCATCTGTGTCGTCTCCATGACGACAGTTCCGCTGATACCGATGACATCCGGATTGGACGCCGCGACGACCTCGCAGTCGAGGCCGACGAGTTCGTGTCGTGGGAGCGTCTCGGGTGTTAGTGGCATTATTCGTTCTCCTGCAGGTCGCCTTCTTCGCCCTGAATCGTCTTGATGCGGGCGATGGCCTTCCGCAGCTCCTTGATGCGACCGGGGTTCTCCGGCGCACCACCCGCGGCCTGGACGGCCCGGGCGTTCAGTAGTTCGGTCTTCAGGTCGTCGAGTTCCGCCTCGCGTTCGGCGGGCGTCATGTCCCGAATTTCCTGGACGTGGAGGACGGTCATTCGTCGTCACCCTCCTCGTCCATTTCATCCATCAGCTCTTCGGCTTCCGCCTCGACGTCCTCGTCGAGTTCCTCGTCGACAGCCTCTTCGAGTTCGTCAACGTCGACATCCTCGACATCGTCGTCAGTCGGGACTTCGACGTCTTCTTCGACGATTTCCTCGTCGACGAACTCCTCGTCAGCCTCGGAGTCGTCGTCGGCCCCGGCGGCCACGTCCTCGTCGAGCTCTTCGGCCGTCTCGCTGTCTTCGGGCTCGCCTTCGAGGAGTTCCTCGACGGACTCGCCGTCGGTGTCGGCCACGTAGTCCTCGACGTCGACATCCTCGTAGATCTCGAAGTCGTCGGGGAGCTCCGCGTTCGGCGGGATGATCTTGACTCGGACCCCGATGGTTCCGAGCTTCATCACGGCGACGCCGACGCCGCTGTCGACGATCTCCTCTGCGGGTTCGCCGTTGTGCTTGACGTAGCCGCGGTTGAACTTCTCAACGCGCGAGCGTGCACCAGTGACCTTGCCGGAGAGGACGATCTCTGCGCCGAGTGCGCCCGACTCCATGATGCGGTCGATGGTGGTGTGGCCCGCTTTGCGGAAGTACCAGCCACGCTCGAGTGCGTTGGCCAGTCGGTCCGCGACGATGCGGGCGTTGAGGTCCGGCTCGTCGACTTCCTGCACGTCGACCTGCGGGTCGTCGAGGTTGAATCGGTCCTCGAGTTCCGTCGTGATCTTCCGGATGTTCTTCCCGCCCTTGCCGATGACCATCCCTGGCTTCTCGGCTTTGAGCACGATCTGGGTCCCCATCGGCGTCTTGGCGACATCCATGCCGCCGTAGCCGGCTCGACCGAGTTCCTCTGCGAAGAACTCGTCGATCTGGGTCCGCTGGAGTCCGTCCTCGATGAACTGTTGTTCGTCGGCCATTAGTCTTCGACCTCCGGCTCTTCGAGGATGAGTTCGACGTCGACCTGCGGGCTATTCCACGCCGAGGCACGCCCCATCGCGCGGGGCTTGCGACCCTGCTGCTCGCCGACCTTGTGGGCGGCGACGTGCTTGATGGTCATGGCCTCACCGTCGAAGCCCTGGTGGTCGGCGTTGCCGACCGCGTTCTCGAGCAGGTCGAGGAAGGCCTTGCTGGCCTTCTCCGGGTAGCGCCCGGCGTCCCAGCCGTCGACCTTGCTTTTGTGGCCGACGCCCGAGTTGTGCTGTTTGAACGGAACGGGCTGGTCGCCCTCGATAACCGCCTCGAGGTAGTCGACAGCCTCGCCGGCCGTTTTGCCCTTGATCTCGCGGGCGATGGCCTTGCTGTGCTTGAAGCTCATCTGCCGCTCCCGGAGCATCGCTTTGGCCGTCGTGTCCGGGTCGGCTTCGACTGAGTAACTGATTCCCATGATTATTTGAGCGGTACGAACTTCGAGGAGCGTGTCGCTCCGATACCGGCCTGACCGTGTTCGACACTACTCCGGGTGAGCTGGAACTCACCGAGGTAGTGGCCGAGCATCTCGGGCTCGACTTTGACACGCTCGAAGTTCTGGCCGTCGTGGACGGCGAAGGTCAGCCCGACCATCTCCGGGACCACCGGCATGTCGCGCAGGTGTGTCCGGATCGGGTCGTTGGCTGTCTCCTCTTCGCCGGCCTCGCGGGCCTTCTCGAGGAGCTTGTGTTTCTCCTCGGTCAGGCCGCGTACGATACTTCGCCGCTGTCGAGCGGGGAGCAGTTCCGCGACTTCCTCGAGCTCCATCTCCTGCAGCTCGTCGAGCGTGTGGCCGCGGAAGGAGAACTCTCCTTCGTGGCCGATTTGATATTCTGAGCTCATTCGTTGCCACCTCGACCTGTTCGCTTCGAGGCGATGTCCCCGACCTTACGGCCAGGCGGGGCGTTCCGCGAGATGGACTTGGGCTTGCCGGGGTGCTGGCGTCCGCCACCACCGAACGGGTGGTCGACGGCGTTCATCGCCACACCGCGGACGTTGGGCCACTTCGTCCCTCGCGCTTTCATCTTGTGATGCTTGTTGCCAGCCTTCACGAACGGCTTGTCAGTTCGGCCGCCACCGGCGACGACGCCGATGGTAGCACGACACTGCGGGTCAAGCCGCTTCATCTCCCCGGAGGGGAGCTTGACGACCGCGACGTTGCGGTCGTGGGTGAGCAGCTGGGCGTTGACACCCGACGCGCGGGCGAACTTCCCACCGTCACCGGGGCTGGATTCGACGTTGCACACCGGGACCCCCTCTGGGATCTCGGCCAGCGGGAGCGTGTTCCCGGGTGCGATCTCGGCGCTGACGCCGACCTGTAGCTCGTCGCCTACCCCGACGCCTTCCGGCGCGAGGATAAGTCGTCGGTCGCCGTCTTCGAACTCGACGGCAGCGACCGGAGCCGAGCGGGCAGGGTCGTGCTCAATGTCGACGACCGTGCCGGCGATGACGTCGCCGTCCTCGACCTTGCGGTGCTCCAGATCAGCCTTGTAACGGTGCGACGGAGCACGGAACGTGGAGGTCCCGCGGCCGCGCCGTTGTCCTTGGATTCGTCGTCCCATCGTTAGAACACCCCAATTCTGGAGGCGACTTCCTGGGCGTCGTCGTCCTCAGAGAGGCGAACGACGGCCTTCTTTTCGCCGTCCATCGTGTTCTGCGTGTTGACCTGTTCGACTGTCACGTCGTACTGCTCCTCGACGGCGTCGGCGACCTCGCCCTTGGAGGCGCGGTCATCGACGGCGAACTGGAGCTTGTTCTGGAAGTCCATGTCGTTCATGGCCTTCTCCGTGACGTGTGGGTGTTTGATGACATCCCAGCTCATCGCTCGGCCACCTCCGCGAGTGCGGATTCCGTGAAGACGGTGAGTCGACCGGGCGCGCCGCCGGGCGCGAGGTCTTCCGTGTTGACCTCGCTGGCGGTCGCCACGTCGGCCCCCGCGAGGTTGCGGGCGGCCGTCGACGGCTCGTCGCTGGTCACGAAGAGGATCGAGGCGGGACGACGGTACTTCCGTCCACGGGCCGAACCCTGTCCAGCCTTGATCTTCGTCTCGTCGGCGCGGTCGATGTCCGCGTGGACGTCGAGCGCCTCCAGCAGCGAGACGACTTCCTGCGTCTTGACGAGGTCCTCGAAGTCGTCGGAAACGACGACGGGCACTTCGTCACGGTCGAACTCGTGGCCGCGGTCGGCGACGAGGTCGGCGTCGGCTGTCGCAGCCAGCGCCGAGCGAACGGCCAGCTGCCGTTCCTTGTCGTTGAGGTCGAGCGAGCGGTCCTTCTCGGTTTTCGGCGGGTGGGCGCTTCGCCCTTTGACCGCCTGCGGGACGCGGCGGGCACGGCCGTCCTGCTTCGGGACGTGTGCCTGGCCGCGGCCGCTACCGAAGGACTCGGCCGGCGTTCGGAGGCCGGCGTACTCGTCGGACCCGTAGTCCTGCTTTCGGTTGGCCTGTGCGGCACGTACAGCTTTGCCGATGAGGTCGGACCGAACCGGCGTCTCGAAGACGTCCGGCAGGTCGACCTCGCCGTCTGTGTTGCCGTCCAGGTCGTAGATTGTTGCCTGCATAGGTTATCCCTGGTTCGATTCGTTGGAGACGTAGCGCACCTCGGGGTCGAGGCGCGGCTGGTCGTTCGGACGCACCGCGGGCCGGAAGCGCACCAGGCGCTTGTCCGGACCGGGCACGGAGCCCTTCACGAGCGTGTACGGCCCATCGACTTCGCCGTAGTTGACGAAGCCGCCATCGACGGTGGGCTCGTCGCCCTCGCCGATGTCGATGAGGCGCTTGTTGAGCTCGGTGCGCTGGTGGTAGCCGGTCTGCCCCTGCTGGGGGACCGTCGAGCGCACGCGGGACGGGTTCCACGGACCGAGGTTGCCGATCCGTCGGCGCCATCCCTGGCGGGCGTGCTTGCCTTTCCGTTTCTGGACGCCCCACCGCTTGACGGGACCCTGCGTCCCTTTGCCTTTCGTGACACCGGCCACGTCGGCGTACTCGCCGGCGCGGAAGATGTCGTTCATGGCGTGTTCGCCACCGTCCTCGACAATGTCAAGGGCGTGGTCGAGGCGGTCCGAAACGGACCCACCGCCGACGCGAGTCTCCATCACGTCGGGCTTTTTCTTCGGGACGCTCGGGACGGCGTCGGGGACGGTGTGCGTAATGAGTCGCAGGTCCCCGAGGTCACCGGCCTCGTGTGCGTCGCGTATCTGTTCCTCAGCAGCGTCCGGGTCGTGGTCCTCCGGAACGTCCAGGGTCCGGTCGAGCTCCGAGTGGAACTCGTCGGTCCAGACTTCCGTCAGCGGACGCTGACCGTACGGCGTGTCTTCGTACGCTCGCAGGGCGACGGCGCGCATCGGCGGCGTCTCGATGACTGTCACCGGGACAGTCTCCTCCATCCCTTCGCGGGGGGAGTTAGGTTCGTCGTTGACAAGCACAACGTGAGTCATGCCTGCCTTGTAGCCGGCGAACCCTTGGACGCCCGGCTGCCCGTCGTCAGACGGCCAGCTGTTGAAGCGAGGCGTCTCGCTCGTCGAGCGCTTGCGCGGGCCGAAGCCCAGCGAGCCTTTGCGTGGTCTGCTTGGTTGTGGCATTCGTTTACTCCGTGAGGGTTAGACAGGTGAGGGAGGCGAACAGAGCTTCTTCCGTTCGCACAACCTCACTGCCCTGGTTCGGAACCGTATTCAGCCAGAGGTCGAACCCTTCTGGTTCGTCGCTCGTCTGGTCTCCCCCGACGGCGTCCGGGGCAACGTCGAGTATCGACGGTAACCCGCGCTCGGGTGCCCCGAAGGCGACGGTCATGCCGCCCTCGGCGTCGCGCCGCTCGGCCAACTGGCCGAGACGGGTCGACGTTACCGGCTCGCCGTATCGCGAGGACGCGATAGTGAGCCCGGCATCGTCGCGCGAGAGTGCCGCATCGAGGTCCGCGGCGACAACGTCGAATCCCGTTGTGGGGGCGTCGACGAGTTTCGCCCGGACCGGCCGTCGCGAAGAGACCCTGACGGTCACGCGCTCTCCCTGTTCCACGTCCATATCCGCTGGGACGGGAAGGGAGATCGGGTGTTGCATGCCGCAATTGACCCGGACGCGCCCATCAGCTCCGACCTCGGTCACGATTCCCTGTCTTAACGACCCCGAACCCTCAGATCCGGAGCCGGTCTGTGAACGCACGCGGAGCGGCGGCAGGACGCCGACGTACTCCAGTTCGTCCCGCTTACCCCACATCTCCTTTCGGAGGTGTGGGGGCGTCGCGGCGTACCGCAGCACGGTTTCGACGAACCCGTCTTCCCATTTGCCCGCCCCGTCAGGGTCGGGGTACACTGTCAGCCGATCAACCCGGTAGACCGCGGCCGCGCGGGCCACGTAACCGAGCTTGCGAGTTGCCTCGCGTCTGTCTTCGGCTTCCCGTGCAAGGGAAGACGGCACGAGTACGCTGGTCGTCATGCCGTGACGCTTCCACGTCGCGCCACTAGACTGTGCCGATATCTCCCTTTCCAGGGCTTAAAAAGCCCCCGTTTCACGCACGCGATGCGTCGCGTTCACATGGTCCGTCATGCCGGTTCGGAACCGATGCACGCATTCACTGTTTTGCCGCTTCCGAAAGGTCATGTCTCGTGACGCCATCACATGATCCGGCGCTCAGACGGGGAGATGATTGCCCTCACTTCCCACGATTTTCCCCGGAAAACGGAAGGCTTTTTACTCTCACCCCCGCCAGATTTGATTGCAACGAGGCGTTGCGCGCTGGCACTGAGCGACCACCGGTCGTGAATGTCAGGGCAAACGAAGCAAGCGCTGGTAGTGTAGTTGGTATCACGTGACCTTGCCATGGTCACAACCTGGGTTCAAATCCCAGCCAGCGCATTTCCCTTCATCCAAACTCTCGAGCGGCGCGTTTTATCGCGCCGCGTACTGGATGCTGTGTAATCGCACTGGATTTGAGCCCTGCCAGTCGCAGCCCGCGAGCGACCACTGGGAGCGAGCGGGAACGTCTGGCTCCGGTTCAAATCCCAGCCAGCGCATTTCTACGACGAACTATTCCAGTGAGCACCGCGTCGCGTGTGCTCGGTATCCGTGAGTCGTGCAATCGCACTGGATTTGCATCGGGTTCAAACACCGACGGACTTCGTCCGTCGTGATTCGCAATCGCGTCGCGATTGCTCACTCCCAGCCGGCGCATTTCTCTGATTCCAAATCGGCAAGCGATGCGTCTTATCGCGTCGCCCAGTCATATAGTACCGCTGTCATGTACTCATCTGAGTCGTCGGAGCGCCACCCGGAAACCGGGGAGTACCATTATTTGTTGCCCCATCGACAATGAGAGTGTATGACGGACGAGACGGTCCACGAGTCACAGGAAACACGGAGTCGCAGAGGAATCGCATCGTACTTCCGGCGGTTGGCAAACAGGCTCAGCCGCGGTGAGCCAGCCCCAGCGGATGAGGAACAGACTGTAACGGTCACGCCGCCGGCCGAATCCGAGTTCGAGGTTGAGGTCGAGCGAGAGGACGGCACTGTCACCCTTGAAATCGATATGGAGTGGAACGAGGATGAGGGAGAGGTGGCGACCGATGTGGCTGCGAGCAAGGCCACGTTCGAGGTGTACGAGGACAGCGCCGAGCAGTACCGCTGGCGGCTCCGCCACGACAACGGGAACATCATCGCCGACAGCGGGGAGGGCTACGCCTCCAAGCAGAAGGCCGAGCAGGGTCTTGAGAGCGTCAAATCCAACGCGCCCGGGGCGTACGTCGTCGATGAGTCGAAAGACGACAGTGTTGTCGAAGAAGGGGGCAGCAAGGCGACATTCGAACTGTTCAAAGACAGCGAAGGGAAGGCGCGCTGGCGGCTCCGCCACGACAACGGAGAGATCATTGCCGACTGCGGGCAGGGCTACGCCTCCAAGCAGAAAGCGAAGCAGGGGCTCCAGAGCGTCAAGACGAACGCTCGCGGGGCACCGGTCGAAGAAGGCGAGTAAGCGTTCCGAACAGCGGTAGTTTCGTTCCTCCAGTCAGACACCGATAGCGTTACGCGAGCATCATAGCGGTTAGGTTTCGAGCGCGCGTGAGAAACCAGTATGACCTGCATAGGGTTTCTCTCGGTCGCACCGGTCATCGAAGGCAGCATGTCGTCGTACGTCGCTGACGCCGTCGCGGCGCTGGAGGCGTTCGATGTCGAGTACGAGACGACGCCGATGGGAACGATCATCGAAGCGGAGGACAGCAAAGAACTGTTCGCGGCCACCCACGCCGCTCACGAGGCTGTCGGCGAGCAGGCCGACCGCGTGAGCACGTTCCTGAAAATCGACGACAAGCGGACCGTTGACCAGCAGGCGCGAGACAAGGTCGACGCCGTCGAGGAGCATCTAGATCGGGCGGCCAGAAGCGACGCGGCCGAAGGCGGAGATTAAAGGGAAGGGTGCCAAAGACGGCGTATGGATAGTCTCAACCGGATGGCCACGGAACTCGTTGACGAGGCCATCGACTTCGCCGACGAACTCACGATAGACGTACACGCGCTGGAGGGCGACGCCGCGGTGCTGGACTTCGGCGTCGAGGTCCCCGGCGCTGTCGAGGCCGGCATGCTACTCGCGGAAATCCAGACGGCCGGGCTGGCGACGGTCCAGTCCACGATGGCCACCGTCGGGGGCGCGCCGCTGAACCACGTCGAACTGTCGACAGACCACCCGGCGCTGGCCCTGCTGTGCTCACAAAAGGGCGGCTGGGAGCTGGCCGTCGATGACTTTCAGGCGCTCGGGAGCGGCCCCGCACGCGCGCTCGTCGCCGAGGAGGAAGCCTTCCAGCGTATCGGCTACCGCGAGGACGCCGACTTCGCCGTGCTGGCCGTAGAGACCGACGAACTGCCGGACGAGGACGTTGCGAGCCAAGTCGCTGAGCGCACAGGCGTCCCCGAGACGGGCGTGTTCCTGCCGTCGTTCGCGACTGCGAGTGTCACCGGGAGCGTCGTCGCCGCGGCCCGGGCCGCCGAGCTGGCTGTCTTCCGACTGGCCGAACTCGGCTTCGACCCGGTGTCGGTGCTGTCGGCCAGCGGCCGCGCGCCGGTCGCGCCGGTCGCCGATGACGAAGCAACTGCGATGGCTCGGACCACAGACGCACTCGCCTACGGCAGCGAGGTCCACCTCACCGTCGACGAGTCCTTCGACCGGTTCGACGAGGTCCCCTCCGTCGCGGCCCGAGAATACGGCGAGCCGCTAGAGGGCGTCTTCGAGGACGTGGACTGGGACTTCGCGGAACTCCCCGTCGAACTGTTCGGTCCCGCTGCGGTCACCATCGACGTGGTCGGCGGCGACACGCACGTGGTGGGTGAGACGAGCGAGGACGTGCTGGCCGAGAGCTTCGGCCTGTAAGAGATGCGCTACAAGGTCGCGCCGCCGGCCCGCTCGCGCCCGTTTCTGGAGACCGCAAGAGAGGCGCTTCCGCTTGTCCCTGACAGCGAGGCGGACTGTTGTCGCGCGATACAGACGGCGACTGACGTGTCCGACCGCGAAACGGCCCAGAAGTACCTCGTGCTCTTGCAGGCGCTGGGACTGGTCGCCGAGAGCGAGCGGGGTTACTACCGGACGAGGACGGACCTCGACCGGGCGGACCTAGCGACGGCCTTCGAGGAATCGGTCTTCGGCGTCGATGTGCTCCTCGCTGCTCTCGATTCGGAGTCGGTAGACGGTGACACTGCGTTCGATGCGCTCCGGGCTGAGATTCCCCGCTGGGAACGCGAACGCCACACCGACTGGGAATCGGTCTGGCAGGAGCGCACGGCGAACCTGCTGGAATGGGCCGTAGTGTTCGGACTCGCTCAAAAAACGGATGACGGCTACAGACAGCCAACCGAAAACAACGAAAATGAGTGAAATGACGGGCCGCTACTCCGCCGGGTCGGTGTCGGTGACGGTCCCGACGCCCTTCGAACTCCCCTCGCGGAAAACGAACTTCTGGCCCTCTTCAACGAGATAGGAGCGGAATTTGAATCGGACACGGGTCTTGCCGGCGTCGCCCGGGAGCAACTGCCCGCCTTCCGGATAGAACGCCGCGGCCTCG
This region includes:
- a CDS encoding 50S ribosomal protein L5, with the protein product MSSESESGGDFHEMREPRIEKVVVHMGIGHGGRDLANAEDILGEITGQMPVRTKAKRTVGEFDIREGDPIGAKVTLRDEMAEEFLQTALPLAELATSQFDDTGNFSFGVEEHTEFPSQEYDPSIGIYGLDVTVNLVRPGYRVAKRDKASRSIPTKHRLNPADAVAFIESTYDVEVSE
- a CDS encoding 30S ribosomal protein S4e, which codes for MSNHQKRLSVPNSWPVERKTATFTVKAGAGPHGESGVPLLIVLRDVLGYADNRKEARYALNEDNVLINGKAISDEERPVGMFDILAFTEREEYYRVFPGEGGRLALTAIDPDAAQSKLGKIVTKTHVSGGDVQLGLHDGETLIVEDDQTYDAGDSIVVGNEDGEVVAHFEYEEGALVTAVDGAHAGEVGEVEEIQVTPGSAQNNVIVSQDEGEGFETVEEYVVVIDENFTGDDE
- the rplX gene encoding 50S ribosomal protein L24, with amino-acid sequence MSKQPDKQRKSQRRAPLHERHKQVRATLSADLREEYGQRNVRVNAGDTVEVLRGDFAGEEGEVINVDLDKAVIHVEDVTLEKTDGEEVPRPLDTSNVRVTDLDLEDEKREARLESEDDSA
- a CDS encoding 50S ribosomal protein L14 yields the protein MEALGADVTQGLEKGSLITCADNTGARELKVISVHGYSGTKNRHPKAGLGDKITVSVTKGTPEMRRQVLEAVVVRQRKPIRRPDGTRVKFEDNAAVIVDENEDPRGTELKGPIAREVAQRFGSVASAATMIV
- a CDS encoding 30S ribosomal protein S17, with the translated sequence MALGLNVQEPEETCADQNCPFHGELSVRGQTLNGEVASTDMEKTVVVEREYDVKVPKYDRFMKRRSRVPAHAPDCLDLAVGDTVTIAECRPLSKTKSHVVVGVVADEQDGDA
- a CDS encoding ribonuclease P protein component 1 translates to MPLTPETLPRHELVGLDCEVVAASNPDVIGISGTVVMETTQMLTLEGADRVWHVPKDSATFAFDLSTETVLVDGDRLVARPARRTENTGDSLWR
- the rpmC gene encoding 50S ribosomal protein L29, which produces MTVLHVQEIRDMTPAEREAELDDLKTELLNARAVQAAGGAPENPGRIKELRKAIARIKTIQGEEGDLQENE
- a CDS encoding 30S ribosomal protein S3; the encoded protein is MADEQQFIEDGLQRTQIDEFFAEELGRAGYGGMDVAKTPMGTQIVLKAEKPGMVIGKGGKNIRKITTELEDRFNLDDPQVDVQEVDEPDLNARIVADRLANALERGWYFRKAGHTTIDRIMESGALGAEIVLSGKVTGARSRVEKFNRGYVKHNGEPAEEIVDSGVGVAVMKLGTIGVRVKIIPPNAELPDDFEIYEDVDVEDYVADTDGESVEELLEGEPEDSETAEELDEDVAAGADDDSEADEEFVDEEIVEEDVEVPTDDDVEDVDVDELEEAVDEELDEDVEAEAEELMDEMDEEGDDE
- a CDS encoding 50S ribosomal protein L22 → MGISYSVEADPDTTAKAMLRERQMSFKHSKAIAREIKGKTAGEAVDYLEAVIEGDQPVPFKQHNSGVGHKSKVDGWDAGRYPEKASKAFLDLLENAVGNADHQGFDGEAMTIKHVAAHKVGEQQGRKPRAMGRASAWNSPQVDVELILEEPEVED
- a CDS encoding 30S ribosomal protein S19; the encoded protein is MSSEYQIGHEGEFSFRGHTLDELQEMELEEVAELLPARQRRSIVRGLTEEKHKLLEKAREAGEEETANDPIRTHLRDMPVVPEMVGLTFAVHDGQNFERVKVEPEMLGHYLGEFQLTRSSVEHGQAGIGATRSSKFVPLK
- a CDS encoding 50S ribosomal protein L2, with translation MGRRIQGQRRGRGTSTFRAPSHRYKADLEHRKVEDGDVIAGTVVDIEHDPARSAPVAAVEFEDGDRRLILAPEGVGVGDELQVGVSAEIAPGNTLPLAEIPEGVPVCNVESSPGDGGKFARASGVNAQLLTHDRNVAVVKLPSGEMKRLDPQCRATIGVVAGGGRTDKPFVKAGNKHHKMKARGTKWPNVRGVAMNAVDHPFGGGGRQHPGKPKSISRNAPPGRKVGDIASKRTGRGGNE
- a CDS encoding 50S ribosomal protein L23, whose translation is MSWDVIKHPHVTEKAMNDMDFQNKLQFAVDDRASKGEVADAVEEQYDVTVEQVNTQNTMDGEKKAVVRLSEDDDAQEVASRIGVF
- the rpl4p gene encoding 50S ribosomal protein L4, which codes for MQATIYDLDGNTDGEVDLPDVFETPVRSDLIGKAVRAAQANRKQDYGSDEYAGLRTPAESFGSGRGQAHVPKQDGRARRVPQAVKGRSAHPPKTEKDRSLDLNDKERQLAVRSALAATADADLVADRGHEFDRDEVPVVVSDDFEDLVKTQEVVSLLEALDVHADIDRADETKIKAGQGSARGRKYRRPASILFVTSDEPSTAARNLAGADVATASEVNTEDLAPGGAPGRLTVFTESALAEVAER
- the rpl3p gene encoding 50S ribosomal protein L3 → MPQPSRPRKGSLGFGPRKRSTSETPRFNSWPSDDGQPGVQGFAGYKAGMTHVVLVNDEPNSPREGMEETVPVTVIETPPMRAVALRAYEDTPYGQRPLTEVWTDEFHSELDRTLDVPEDHDPDAAEEQIRDAHEAGDLGDLRLITHTVPDAVPSVPKKKPDVMETRVGGGSVSDRLDHALDIVEDGGEHAMNDIFRAGEYADVAGVTKGKGTQGPVKRWGVQKRKGKHARQGWRRRIGNLGPWNPSRVRSTVPQQGQTGYHQRTELNKRLIDIGEGDEPTVDGGFVNYGEVDGPYTLVKGSVPGPDKRLVRFRPAVRPNDQPRLDPEVRYVSNESNQG
- a CDS encoding putative RNA uridine N3 methyltransferase — protein: MTTSVLVPSSLAREAEDRREATRKLGYVARAAAVYRVDRLTVYPDPDGAGKWEDGFVETVLRYAATPPHLRKEMWGKRDELEYVGVLPPLRVRSQTGSGSEGSGSLRQGIVTEVGADGRVRVNCGMQHPISLPVPADMDVEQGERVTVRVSSRRPVRAKLVDAPTTGFDVVAADLDAALSRDDAGLTIASSRYGEPVTSTRLGQLAERRDAEGGMTVAFGAPERGLPSILDVAPDAVGGDQTSDEPEGFDLWLNTVPNQGSEVVRTEEALFASLTCLTLTE
- a CDS encoding HVO_2922 family protein translates to MTDETVHESQETRSRRGIASYFRRLANRLSRGEPAPADEEQTVTVTPPAESEFEVEVEREDGTVTLEIDMEWNEDEGEVATDVAASKATFEVYEDSAEQYRWRLRHDNGNIIADSGEGYASKQKAEQGLESVKSNAPGAYVVDESKDDSVVEEGGSKATFELFKDSEGKARWRLRHDNGEIIADCGQGYASKQKAKQGLQSVKTNARGAPVEEGE
- a CDS encoding MTH1187 family thiamine-binding protein; protein product: MTCIGFLSVAPVIEGSMSSYVADAVAALEAFDVEYETTPMGTIIEAEDSKELFAATHAAHEAVGEQADRVSTFLKIDDKRTVDQQARDKVDAVEEHLDRAARSDAAEGGD